The Terriglobales bacterium genome window below encodes:
- the moaA gene encoding GTP 3',8-cyclase MoaA has protein sequence MLLRDKFGRRITDLRIAITDRCNYKCVYCRTGNQGPLYAELEFTEYLRLARLFVALGIEKIRITGGEPLLRHGVAGFVEELAQLRTADGGGLDLAITTNGHLLAELAQPLKDAGLRRVTVSMDAVEPERFHRITRVPHGFHAVLDGIRAAKRAGLAPVKVNCVLLRGFNDDQITEFGRFAREEGVIVRFIEFMPLEEDRVWSPEIVVRLEEILERMREFRPLVELPHAPSETARRYQFDDGVGEIGIIAPVSHPFCGHCSRVRLTSDGKIRTCLFSVFDHDLAGWMRRGASDQEVVDYIQLAMGKKEERHHIGEADFVPPSRTMVHIGG, from the coding sequence ATGCTGCTGCGCGACAAATTCGGCCGCCGCATCACCGACCTGCGGATCGCCATCACCGACCGCTGCAACTACAAGTGCGTGTACTGCCGCACCGGCAACCAGGGGCCCCTCTACGCCGAGCTGGAGTTCACCGAGTACCTGCGGCTGGCGCGGCTGTTCGTCGCGCTGGGCATCGAGAAGATCCGCATCACCGGGGGTGAGCCGCTCTTGCGTCATGGAGTGGCGGGGTTCGTGGAGGAGCTGGCGCAGTTGCGCACCGCCGACGGCGGCGGGCTCGACCTGGCCATCACCACCAACGGCCACCTGCTGGCGGAACTGGCGCAGCCGCTCAAGGACGCAGGGCTGCGCCGCGTCACCGTGAGCATGGACGCGGTCGAGCCCGAGCGCTTCCACCGCATCACGCGCGTGCCCCACGGCTTCCACGCCGTGCTCGACGGCATCCGCGCCGCCAAGCGCGCGGGCCTGGCGCCGGTGAAGGTGAACTGCGTGCTCCTGCGCGGCTTCAACGACGACCAGATCACCGAGTTCGGCCGCTTCGCCCGCGAGGAAGGCGTGATCGTGCGCTTCATCGAGTTCATGCCCCTGGAGGAGGACCGGGTGTGGTCGCCGGAGATCGTGGTGCGCCTGGAGGAGATCCTGGAGCGCATGCGCGAGTTCCGCCCGCTGGTCGAGCTACCGCATGCTCCCAGCGAGACTGCGCGCCGCTACCAGTTCGACGACGGAGTGGGCGAGATCGGCATCATCGCCCCCGTCTCGCACCCGTTTTGCGGGCATTGCAGCCGCGTGCGCCTGACCTCGGACGGCAAGATCCGCACCTGCCTGTTCTCCGTCTTCGACCACGACCTGGCGGGATGGATGCGGCGCGGGGCCTCGGACCAGGAGGTGGTGGACTACATTCAGCTCGCGATGGGCAAGAAGGAGGAGCGCCACCACATCGGCGAGGCCGATTTCGTGCCGCCCTCGCGCACCATGGTGCACATCGGGGGGTAG
- a CDS encoding acyltransferase codes for MLRTRVTPGEHAIKTPSYIPELDGLRALAILAVLGSHMPLYWQVPHPLLAEVAHRGWIGVDLFFVLSGFLITGILLDARREPHYYRNFYARRALRIWPLYYAVLLLAIFVFPLLVPHLRPLLQQYPWRWYFLYLQNFAYGQGGIPVLTVTWSLAIEEQFYLAWPLAISAIAGARFRNLLLVLLVAAPLLRLLMALTGQDPGNIFTYTFSRMDGIAAGSLVAWWMRSESFTPEKLRRWGGLALGVGGVASIALLIWRQGSMWVFSALAAAFAGLLMLVLDARSRPGWGSKLLAWRPMRYTGKISYGLYLLHPMAYALALPLAKALRLAFPATTAGDLLGSLARLGLVYLVATVSWYAFESPLLKLKAYFAGPKTAATPQLVPERSAAG; via the coding sequence ATCTTACGGACCCGCGTCACGCCCGGGGAACACGCCATCAAGACACCCAGTTACATCCCCGAACTTGACGGCCTGCGTGCCCTGGCCATCCTGGCGGTGCTGGGCTCGCACATGCCGCTGTACTGGCAGGTGCCGCACCCGCTGCTGGCCGAGGTGGCCCACCGCGGCTGGATCGGCGTGGACCTGTTCTTCGTGCTCTCCGGCTTCCTCATCACCGGCATCCTGCTCGACGCCCGCCGCGAGCCTCACTACTATCGCAACTTCTACGCCCGGCGCGCGCTGCGCATCTGGCCGCTCTACTACGCGGTGCTGCTGCTGGCCATCTTCGTCTTCCCGCTGCTGGTGCCGCACCTGCGCCCCCTCCTCCAGCAGTATCCCTGGCGCTGGTACTTCCTCTACCTGCAGAACTTCGCCTACGGACAGGGCGGCATCCCGGTGCTGACCGTCACCTGGTCCCTGGCCATCGAGGAGCAGTTCTACCTGGCCTGGCCGTTGGCGATCTCCGCGATCGCGGGCGCGCGCTTCCGCAACCTGCTGCTGGTGCTGCTGGTGGCGGCGCCGCTGCTGCGCCTGCTGATGGCGCTGACCGGGCAGGACCCGGGCAACATCTTCACCTACACCTTCAGCCGCATGGACGGCATCGCCGCCGGCTCGCTGGTGGCCTGGTGGATGCGCTCGGAAAGCTTCACTCCGGAGAAGCTGCGGCGTTGGGGAGGGCTGGCGCTAGGGGTGGGCGGCGTGGCTTCGATCGCGCTGCTGATCTGGAGGCAGGGCTCGATGTGGGTGTTCAGCGCGCTGGCCGCGGCCTTCGCCGGCCTGCTCATGCTGGTGCTGGACGCGCGCTCGCGTCCCGGCTGGGGATCGAAGCTGCTGGCCTGGCGCCCCATGCGCTACACCGGCAAGATCAGCTACGGCCTCTACCTGCTGCACCCCATGGCCTACGCTCTGGCGCTGCCGCTGGCCAAGGCGCTGCGCCTGGCGTTTCCGGCGACCACGGCCGGCGACCTTCTGGGCAGCCTGGCGCGCCTGGGCTTGGTCTATCTGGTGGCCACGGTTTCCTGGTATGCCTTTGAAAGCCCGCTGCTGAAGCTGAAGGCCTACTTCGCGGGACCGAAGACTGCAGCCACGCCGCAGCTTGTGCCCGAGAGATCTGCCGCCGGTTGA